From Solidesulfovibrio sp., a single genomic window includes:
- the hydE gene encoding [FeFe] hydrogenase H-cluster radical SAM maturase HydE: MRPSEITQLLAGADDAGLFSAAQALTRENFGDEVFLRGVVEFSNHCDNNCRYCGLRRANRQIHRYRLTVEEIVACAALARELSLGTVVVQSGDDYTYSKEDIGRVVTGAKATADVAVTLSLGDRTKEDFLYWRDVGADRYLLKIETFDEALYAASRPGLTLADRLARVEWLRRAGYEVGSGIITDLPGMTPDILADDLLRLSELDLDMIAVGPFVPSPDTPYGAKPAGSVLTAFRAMAILRLLNPLANIPSTSALNALRDGAREQGLTVGANVIMPSLTPETVGADYAIYPGKNAFRADAASRLEAARAAIRRVGRTPSTAIGGSKRRHHG; the protein is encoded by the coding sequence ATGCGCCCTTCCGAAATCACGCAACTGCTAGCCGGGGCCGACGATGCCGGCCTTTTTTCCGCCGCCCAGGCGCTGACCCGGGAGAACTTCGGCGACGAGGTCTTCCTGCGCGGCGTGGTGGAATTTTCCAACCACTGCGACAACAACTGCCGCTACTGCGGCCTGCGCCGCGCCAACCGCCAGATCCACCGCTACCGCCTGACCGTGGAGGAGATCGTCGCCTGCGCCGCCCTGGCCCGGGAACTGTCCCTGGGCACGGTGGTGGTCCAATCCGGCGACGACTACACCTATTCCAAAGAGGACATCGGCCGGGTCGTCACCGGGGCCAAGGCGACGGCCGACGTGGCCGTCACGCTGTCCCTCGGCGACCGGACAAAAGAGGATTTCCTGTATTGGCGGGATGTCGGCGCGGACCGCTATCTGCTCAAGATCGAGACCTTCGACGAGGCGCTCTACGCCGCTTCCCGGCCGGGGCTCACGCTCGCCGACCGCCTGGCCCGGGTGGAGTGGCTGCGCCGGGCCGGCTACGAGGTCGGCTCGGGCATCATCACCGACCTGCCCGGCATGACCCCGGACATCCTGGCCGACGACCTCCTGCGCCTGTCCGAACTGGACCTGGACATGATCGCCGTGGGCCCCTTCGTGCCGAGCCCGGACACCCCCTACGGGGCAAAACCGGCCGGCTCGGTGCTGACCGCCTTCCGGGCCATGGCCATCCTGCGGCTATTAAACCCCCTGGCCAACATCCCCTCGACCTCGGCCCTCAACGCCCTGCGCGACGGCGCCCGGGAACAGGGGCTCACCGTGGGGGCCAACGTCATCATGCCGTCGCTGACCCCGGAAACCGTCGGGGCCGATTACGCCATCTATCCGGGTAAGAACGCTTTTCGCGCCGATGCCGCCTCGCGGCTGGAAGCGGCGCGTGCCGCCATCCGCCGCGTGGGGCGTACCCCCTCCACGGCCATCGGCGGCTCCAAAAGGAGACACCATGGCTGA
- a CDS encoding aspartate ammonia-lyase has protein sequence MRQESDALGAMPLPEGALYGIHTLRAADNFPVSGQHLFPEFIRAYAMVKAACALANADIGQLDAERADAVVAACREIADGAHADQFPVDPYQGGAGTSTNMNVNEVVANRALQLLGRQPGDHAFLSPLGHVNLHQSTNDTYPTALKVAALWLLKDLESAVSRLQEAFQDKEAAFAHVVKVGRTECMDAVPLTLGMEFGAFAEAISRDRWRIFKCRERLKQVNLGGTAIGTGLGAPRAFIFRAADHLRALTGLPVSRAENLVDATANADPFVEVSGILSAFAANLLKISSDLRLLASGPATGLGEIRLPARQAGSSIMPGKVNPVIPECVGQVALRVVANHQAVTLVAGLGQLQINQFLPLLTHSLLESLRLLVNATAIFADKCVRGITADEPRCRELVEKSHALATMLVPALGYEKVSHLLAEADARGVALADHLEATGVLSRQAAQALLAPKRMRKLGYEEGDYAELTRENRGSAPDPAGGEHPPRTPGKGEEQGGGDA, from the coding sequence ATGCGACAGGAAAGCGATGCCCTGGGAGCCATGCCGCTCCCCGAGGGCGCCCTTTACGGCATTCACACGCTTCGGGCGGCCGACAATTTTCCCGTGTCCGGCCAGCACCTGTTTCCCGAATTCATCCGCGCCTACGCCATGGTCAAGGCGGCCTGCGCCCTGGCTAACGCCGACATCGGCCAGCTCGACGCCGAGCGCGCCGACGCCGTCGTCGCCGCCTGCCGCGAGATCGCCGACGGCGCCCATGCCGACCAGTTCCCCGTGGACCCCTACCAGGGCGGTGCCGGCACCTCGACCAACATGAACGTCAACGAAGTCGTGGCCAACCGGGCCCTGCAACTGCTCGGGCGCCAGCCCGGAGACCATGCCTTCCTCTCGCCGCTGGGCCACGTCAACCTGCACCAGTCCACCAACGACACCTACCCCACGGCCCTTAAGGTCGCGGCCCTGTGGCTGCTCAAGGACCTGGAAAGCGCGGTCAGCCGGCTCCAGGAAGCCTTCCAGGACAAGGAGGCGGCCTTCGCCCACGTGGTCAAGGTCGGGCGCACGGAGTGCATGGACGCCGTGCCGCTCACGCTCGGCATGGAGTTCGGGGCCTTTGCCGAGGCGATTTCCCGGGACCGCTGGCGCATCTTCAAGTGCCGCGAACGCCTCAAGCAGGTGAACCTGGGCGGCACGGCCATCGGCACCGGCCTTGGCGCGCCGCGCGCCTTCATCTTCCGGGCCGCCGACCATCTGCGCGCGCTCACGGGCCTGCCCGTCTCCCGGGCGGAAAACCTGGTCGACGCCACGGCCAATGCCGACCCCTTCGTCGAGGTCTCGGGCATCCTGTCGGCCTTTGCCGCCAACCTGCTCAAGATCTCCTCGGACCTGCGGCTGCTGGCCAGCGGCCCGGCCACGGGCCTGGGCGAAATCCGCCTGCCCGCCCGTCAAGCCGGCTCGTCCATCATGCCCGGCAAGGTCAACCCGGTCATCCCGGAATGCGTGGGGCAGGTGGCGCTTCGCGTTGTGGCCAACCACCAGGCCGTGACCCTGGTCGCCGGCCTGGGGCAACTGCAAATCAACCAGTTCCTGCCGCTTTTGACCCACAGCCTCCTGGAGTCCCTGCGGCTGCTCGTGAACGCGACCGCCATTTTCGCCGACAAGTGCGTCCGCGGCATCACCGCCGACGAGCCGCGCTGCCGGGAGCTCGTGGAAAAAAGCCACGCCCTGGCCACCATGCTCGTGCCGGCCCTGGGCTACGAAAAAGTCTCCCATCTCCTGGCCGAAGCCGACGCCCGGGGTGTCGCCCTGGCCGACCACCTGGAGGCCACGGGCGTGCTGTCCCGCCAGGCGGCCCAGGCCCTGCTCGCCCCCAAGCGCATGCGCAAGCTGGGGTATGAGGAAGGGGACTATGCGGAGCTGACACGGGAAAACCGGGGCTCCGCCCCGGACCCCGCCGGGGGGGAGCATCCCCCCCGGACCCCCGGCAAGGGGGAGGAGCAAGGGGGCGGCGATGCCTGA
- a CDS encoding NADH-dependent [FeFe] hydrogenase, group A6 has translation MSMLTITIDGKTTSVPAGSTILDAAKKLDIDIPTLCYFNLEELKINNQAASCRVCVVEVEGRRNLAPACATPVADKMVVKSNTLRVLNARKTVLELMLSDHPKDCLVCAKSGECELQALAERFGIRESPYDGGEMSHYRKDISPSIIRDMDKCIMCRRCESVCNQVQTCGVLSGVNRGFTAVVAPAFEMNLADTVCTNCGQCVAVCPVGALVEHDHSWDVVEALANPDKVVIVQTAPAVRAALGEDLGIAPGTSVTGKMAAALRRLGFAHVFDTDFAADLTIMEEGSEFLDRLTRHLNGDQTAKLPILTSCCPGWVKFFEHQFPDMLDVPSTAKSPQQMFGAIAKTYYAEMLGIPRDKLVVVSVMPCLAKKYERARPEFSVDGNPDVDIVISTRELARLIKRMNIDFAGLPDEDFDAPLGASTGAAPIFGATGGVIEAALRTAYELATGETLTKVDFEDVRGMAGVKKATVKVGPHELIIGVAHGLGNARKLLERVRAGETFHAIEVMACPGGCIGGGGQPYHHGDIELLKLRTKVLYDEDAGKPLRKSHQNPYIIELYEKFLGKPLSERSHHLLHTHYFKRQRL, from the coding sequence ATGTCCATGCTGACAATAACCATAGACGGCAAGACGACGTCCGTGCCGGCGGGCAGCACCATCCTGGATGCCGCCAAGAAGCTCGACATCGACATCCCGACCTTGTGCTACTTCAACCTCGAAGAGCTCAAGATCAACAACCAGGCCGCCTCCTGCCGCGTCTGCGTGGTCGAGGTCGAGGGCCGGCGCAACCTGGCCCCGGCCTGCGCCACCCCGGTCGCCGACAAGATGGTGGTGAAATCCAACACCCTGCGCGTGCTCAACGCCCGCAAGACCGTGCTCGAACTCATGCTCTCCGACCACCCCAAGGACTGCCTCGTGTGCGCCAAGTCCGGCGAGTGCGAGCTGCAGGCCCTGGCCGAGCGCTTCGGCATCCGCGAGTCGCCCTATGACGGCGGCGAAATGTCCCACTACCGCAAGGACATCTCCCCCTCCATCATCCGCGACATGGACAAGTGCATCATGTGCCGGCGCTGCGAGTCGGTGTGCAACCAGGTCCAGACCTGCGGCGTGCTCTCCGGCGTCAACCGCGGCTTCACCGCCGTGGTCGCCCCGGCCTTCGAGATGAACCTGGCCGACACCGTGTGCACCAACTGCGGCCAGTGCGTGGCCGTGTGCCCGGTGGGCGCCCTGGTCGAGCACGACCACAGCTGGGATGTGGTCGAGGCCCTGGCCAACCCGGACAAGGTCGTCATCGTCCAGACCGCCCCGGCCGTGCGCGCCGCCCTGGGCGAGGACCTGGGCATCGCCCCGGGCACCTCGGTCACCGGCAAGATGGCCGCCGCCCTGCGTCGCCTGGGCTTTGCCCACGTCTTCGACACCGACTTCGCCGCGGACCTGACCATCATGGAGGAAGGCTCGGAATTCCTCGACCGCCTGACCCGCCACTTGAACGGCGACCAGACGGCCAAGCTGCCCATCCTCACCTCGTGCTGCCCGGGCTGGGTGAAATTCTTCGAACACCAGTTCCCGGACATGCTCGACGTGCCCTCGACCGCCAAGTCGCCCCAGCAGATGTTCGGCGCCATCGCCAAGACCTACTACGCCGAAATGCTCGGCATCCCGCGTGACAAGCTCGTGGTCGTCTCGGTCATGCCCTGCCTGGCGAAAAAGTACGAACGGGCCCGTCCGGAATTTTCCGTCGACGGCAACCCGGACGTGGACATCGTCATCTCCACCCGTGAGCTGGCCCGGCTGATCAAGCGCATGAACATCGACTTCGCCGGGCTGCCCGACGAGGACTTCGACGCGCCGCTGGGCGCCTCCACCGGCGCGGCCCCGATCTTCGGCGCCACCGGCGGCGTCATCGAAGCCGCCCTGCGTACCGCCTACGAGCTGGCCACGGGCGAAACCCTGACCAAGGTCGACTTCGAGGACGTGCGCGGCATGGCCGGCGTGAAAAAGGCCACGGTCAAGGTCGGCCCCCACGAGCTGATCATCGGCGTGGCCCACGGCCTGGGCAACGCCCGCAAGCTCCTGGAGCGCGTGCGCGCCGGCGAAACCTTCCACGCCATCGAGGTCATGGCCTGCCCCGGCGGCTGCATCGGCGGCGGCGGACAGCCCTACCACCACGGCGACATCGAACTGCTCAAGCTGCGCACCAAGGTCCTCTACGACGAGGACGCGGGCAAGCCGCTGCGCAAGTCGCACCAGAACCCGTACATCATCGAGCTCTACGAGAAGTTCCTGGGCAAGCCGCTGTCCGAGCGCTCCCACCACCTGCTGCACACCCACTACTTCAAACGGCAACGCCTCTAA
- a CDS encoding NADH-ubiquinone oxidoreductase-F iron-sulfur binding region domain-containing protein, whose amino-acid sequence MAATTTEKKQIRIATRNCGFIDPESLDDYIAVRGYEALAKALTMTPAEVVELVKASGLRGRGGGGFPTGVKWGIALANAADQKYIVCNADEGDPGAFMDRAVLEGDPHSVVEAMAIGGYAIGATIGTVYIRAEYPLAIKRLRKAIEDARAYGLLGKNIFGSGFDFDIELKYGAGAFVCGEETALIKSMEGQRGEPVTKPPFPAQSGYWQKPTIVNNVETFANIPAIIVNGAGWFAGIGTATSKGTKVFALAGKIQNVGLIEVPMGITLREVIFEIGGGCPDGKAFKAVQTGGPSGGALSYKDLDVAIDYESLIARKSMMGSGGMVVMDEDDCMVSIAKFFLDFTMDETCGKCTPCRIGSKRLYEILDKITKGKGTPADLVRLKSLCENIKDTALCGLGQTMPNPILSTMDTFGNEYAAHVKDKKCPAHVCTAMLTYTIDPAKCTGCTLCTKVCPVECISGTKKQPHTIDATKCIKCGACYDKCKFDSIIKQ is encoded by the coding sequence ATGGCAGCGACAACCACGGAAAAAAAGCAGATTCGGATCGCCACCCGCAACTGCGGCTTCATCGATCCGGAAAGCCTGGATGATTATATTGCCGTTCGCGGCTACGAGGCCTTGGCCAAGGCCCTGACCATGACCCCGGCCGAGGTGGTGGAACTCGTCAAGGCCTCGGGCCTGCGCGGCCGCGGCGGCGGCGGTTTCCCCACCGGCGTCAAATGGGGCATCGCCCTGGCCAATGCCGCCGACCAGAAGTACATCGTGTGCAACGCCGACGAAGGCGACCCGGGCGCGTTCATGGACCGCGCCGTGCTCGAGGGCGACCCCCACTCGGTGGTGGAAGCCATGGCCATCGGAGGCTACGCCATCGGCGCCACCATCGGCACGGTCTACATCCGGGCCGAATATCCGCTGGCCATCAAGCGCCTGCGCAAGGCCATCGAGGACGCCCGGGCCTACGGCCTTCTCGGCAAGAACATCTTCGGCTCGGGCTTCGATTTCGACATCGAGCTCAAGTACGGCGCCGGCGCTTTCGTGTGCGGCGAGGAAACGGCGCTGATCAAGTCCATGGAAGGCCAGCGCGGCGAACCCGTGACCAAGCCGCCCTTCCCGGCCCAGTCCGGCTACTGGCAAAAGCCCACCATCGTCAACAACGTCGAGACCTTCGCCAACATCCCCGCCATCATCGTCAACGGCGCGGGCTGGTTCGCCGGCATCGGCACCGCCACCTCCAAGGGCACCAAGGTCTTCGCCCTGGCCGGCAAGATCCAGAACGTGGGCCTCATCGAAGTGCCCATGGGCATCACCCTGCGCGAAGTCATCTTCGAGATCGGCGGCGGCTGCCCCGACGGCAAGGCCTTCAAGGCCGTGCAGACCGGCGGCCCCTCCGGCGGCGCCCTGTCCTACAAGGACCTCGACGTGGCCATCGACTACGAGTCGCTTATTGCCCGCAAGTCCATGATGGGCTCCGGCGGCATGGTCGTCATGGACGAGGACGACTGCATGGTGTCCATCGCCAAGTTCTTCCTCGACTTCACCATGGACGAGACCTGCGGCAAGTGCACGCCCTGCCGCATCGGCTCCAAGCGCCTCTACGAGATCCTCGACAAGATCACCAAGGGCAAGGGCACCCCGGCCGACCTCGTGCGCCTCAAGTCGCTTTGCGAAAACATCAAGGACACGGCGCTGTGCGGCCTCGGCCAGACCATGCCCAACCCCATCCTGTCCACCATGGACACCTTCGGCAACGAATACGCGGCCCACGTGAAGGACAAGAAGTGCCCGGCCCACGTCTGCACGGCCATGCTGACCTACACCATCGATCCCGCCAAGTGCACCGGCTGCACGCTGTGCACCAAGGTCTGCCCGGTGGAGTGCATCTCCGGCACGAAGAAGCAGCCGCATACCATCGATGCCACCAAGTGCATCAAGTGCGGCGCTTGCTACGACAAGTGCAAATTCGACTCCATCATCAAGCAATAA
- a CDS encoding (2Fe-2S) ferredoxin domain-containing protein yields MSTIKTLDELKAKRQEILARKAAGNGKTVINVSLATCSIAAGGKAALEAMQDEVAKNGLSGVEFMQSGCMTYCYAEPTVEITLPGKAPVVFGGVDETRARELVTEYVMKGEPVEGIIPVNYERVVL; encoded by the coding sequence ATGAGCACCATAAAGACCCTCGACGAACTCAAGGCCAAGCGCCAGGAGATCCTGGCCAGAAAGGCCGCCGGCAACGGCAAGACCGTCATCAACGTATCGCTGGCCACCTGTTCCATCGCCGCCGGCGGCAAGGCCGCCCTGGAGGCCATGCAGGACGAGGTGGCCAAGAACGGCCTGTCCGGCGTGGAATTCATGCAGTCCGGCTGCATGACCTACTGCTACGCCGAACCCACCGTGGAAATCACCCTGCCCGGCAAGGCCCCCGTGGTCTTCGGCGGCGTGGACGAGACCAGGGCCCGGGAACTGGTGACCGAGTACGTCATGAAGGGCGAACCGGTCGAGGGAATCATCCCCGTCAACTACGAACGGGTAGTCCTGTAG
- the hndA gene encoding NADP-reducing hydrogenase subunit HndA, translated as MQNSTCQAVGECRVPDHAVLPQPLYREVVQFIESLPQKEGHLVTVLHKAQSVFGYLPIEVQQFVADYMEVPLAQVYGVVSFYTFFTMVPKGKFPISICMGTACFVKGADKVVHAFKEQLKIDIGDVTPDGKFSIDTLRCVGGCALAPIVMVGEKVYGNVTPGQVKKILADY; from the coding sequence ATGCAAAACTCAACTTGTCAAGCGGTCGGCGAATGCAGGGTGCCGGATCACGCCGTCCTGCCGCAGCCGCTCTACCGGGAAGTCGTGCAGTTCATCGAATCCCTGCCTCAGAAAGAAGGCCATCTCGTCACCGTGCTCCATAAGGCACAAAGCGTATTCGGCTATCTGCCCATCGAGGTCCAGCAGTTCGTCGCCGACTACATGGAAGTCCCGCTGGCCCAGGTCTACGGCGTGGTCAGCTTCTACACCTTTTTCACCATGGTGCCCAAGGGCAAGTTCCCCATTTCCATTTGCATGGGCACGGCCTGCTTCGTCAAGGGCGCGGACAAGGTGGTCCATGCCTTCAAGGAACAGCTGAAGATCGACATCGGCGACGTCACCCCGGATGGCAAGTTCTCCATCGACACCCTGCGTTGCGTCGGCGGCTGCGCCCTGGCCCCCATCGTCATGGTCGGGGAGAAGGTCTACGGCAACGTCACCCCCGGCCAGGTGAAAAAGATTCTGGCCGACTACTAG
- a CDS encoding methyl-accepting chemotaxis protein, which translates to MSKRTGSLGAKALLLVSLVAACTLAGLFAANAWWQRHLSMDQMRAAALRSAGLIELVVSEPMLLGDSEGTTAQMAKIAQAGGKSQAFLTDFRGEATYATEEAAKRRPLGQFLGEKSLAALLEASLAKGTDSDSLETVSGKPAFVAIRTVKNAPACHHCHGASRDVLGALVTVEDVSPEMAALAGTQFKAGLLSLGGLLALVAALWLFMKRAIIDRLAFLSSHSERIATGDMDACLEIHDRVNKKVLGGHMDEITVLGDALCTLVDNLKQKIVEADQKTREAASEAERAGTCLAEAESAREAAVTARREGAAAAARTLEGVLARLGQACQALSDKVGQARDGAEAQKNSAAETSLAIGEMNTVVLEVAKNAENAATTATDARTKADDGSTTVLELVSMIGAIRQRAASLREDITVLGREAQGIGAVIGVISDIADQTNLLALNAAIEAARAGDAGRGFAVVADEVRKLAEKTMLATREVEQAVTAIQLGTKEHVISVEEVASAIESADALARRSGEALSGIVTLVGSSADQVQAIAAASEQQSAVSEEISRTVESITHISQATATAMGDCDASVSVLTREADNLKALIDDMLS; encoded by the coding sequence ATGTCCAAACGCACCGGTTCCCTCGGGGCCAAGGCCCTGCTCCTCGTCAGTCTGGTGGCCGCCTGCACCCTGGCCGGGCTTTTCGCGGCCAACGCCTGGTGGCAGCGCCATCTCTCCATGGACCAGATGCGCGCCGCCGCCCTGCGTTCGGCCGGGCTGATCGAACTCGTGGTCAGCGAGCCCATGCTCCTTGGCGACAGCGAGGGCACCACGGCCCAGATGGCCAAGATCGCCCAGGCCGGGGGCAAGTCCCAGGCCTTTCTGACCGATTTCCGGGGCGAAGCGACCTACGCCACCGAGGAGGCGGCCAAACGCCGCCCCCTGGGGCAATTCCTCGGCGAGAAAAGCCTGGCCGCCCTCCTCGAGGCCTCCCTGGCCAAGGGCACGGACAGCGACAGCCTGGAAACCGTGTCCGGCAAGCCCGCCTTCGTCGCCATCCGGACCGTGAAAAACGCCCCGGCCTGCCACCACTGCCACGGCGCCAGCCGCGACGTCCTGGGCGCCCTGGTCACGGTGGAGGACGTCTCGCCGGAAATGGCCGCCCTGGCCGGCACCCAGTTCAAGGCCGGCCTGCTGTCCCTGGGCGGCCTGCTGGCCCTGGTGGCGGCATTGTGGCTTTTCATGAAGCGGGCCATCATCGACCGGCTGGCCTTTCTGTCCTCCCACAGCGAGCGCATCGCCACGGGCGACATGGACGCCTGCCTGGAGATCCACGACCGGGTGAACAAGAAGGTCCTGGGCGGGCACATGGACGAGATCACCGTGCTTGGCGACGCCTTGTGCACCCTGGTCGACAACCTCAAGCAGAAGATCGTCGAGGCCGACCAGAAGACCCGGGAGGCGGCCAGCGAGGCCGAGCGCGCCGGGACCTGCCTGGCCGAGGCCGAATCGGCCCGGGAGGCGGCCGTCACCGCCCGGCGCGAAGGCGCGGCCGCCGCCGCCCGGACTCTGGAAGGGGTGCTGGCCCGCCTGGGCCAGGCCTGCCAGGCCCTGTCGGACAAGGTCGGCCAGGCCAGGGACGGCGCCGAGGCCCAGAAGAATTCCGCGGCCGAAACGTCGCTGGCCATCGGCGAGATGAACACCGTGGTGCTGGAAGTGGCCAAGAACGCCGAAAACGCGGCCACCACCGCCACCGACGCCCGGACCAAGGCCGACGACGGCTCCACCACCGTGCTCGAACTGGTTTCCATGATCGGCGCCATCCGGCAGCGAGCCGCCTCGCTTCGCGAGGACATCACCGTGCTGGGGCGCGAGGCCCAAGGCATCGGCGCGGTCATCGGGGTCATTTCCGACATCGCCGACCAGACCAATCTGCTGGCCTTAAACGCCGCCATCGAGGCCGCCCGGGCCGGCGACGCCGGGCGCGGCTTCGCCGTGGTCGCCGACGAAGTCAGAAAGCTCGCCGAAAAGACCATGCTCGCCACCCGCGAGGTGGAACAGGCCGTCACCGCCATCCAGCTCGGCACCAAGGAGCACGTCATCAGCGTGGAGGAGGTGGCCTCGGCCATCGAGAGTGCCGACGCCCTGGCCCGGCGTTCGGGCGAGGCCCTCTCCGGCATCGTCACCCTGGTCGGCTCCTCGGCGGACCAGGTGCAGGCCATCGCCGCCGCCTCGGAACAGCAATCGGCCGTGAGCGAGGAAATCAGCCGCACCGTGGAATCCATCACCCACATTTCCCAGGCCACGGCCACGGCCATGGGGGACTGCGACGCCTCGGTTTCCGTCCTGACCCGGGAAGCCGACAACCTCAAGGCCCTCATCGACGACATGCTGTCCTGA
- a CDS encoding cytochrome c family protein, with protein MGWRCDAAAALAGLLLLCPLAGRPALAEEARYVGTAACAGCHPKQHEAFEKYSKKAHSSKNVRLMAKKLTPEELAGCFACHATGYGKPGGFTSLAATPELADAGCEVCHGPGSLHTASGDPAAIKGKLTVADCQGCHSDARVRAFGFKPLLRAGAH; from the coding sequence ATGGGATGGCGATGCGATGCGGCCGCTGCGCTGGCCGGCTTGTTGCTTCTTTGTCCGTTGGCCGGCCGTCCGGCCCTGGCCGAGGAGGCCCGCTACGTGGGCACGGCCGCCTGTGCCGGCTGTCACCCCAAGCAGCATGAGGCCTTTGAAAAATACTCCAAAAAGGCCCATTCCTCCAAAAACGTCCGGCTCATGGCCAAAAAGCTCACCCCGGAGGAGCTGGCCGGCTGTTTCGCCTGCCACGCCACCGGCTACGGCAAGCCCGGCGGGTTCACGAGCCTCGCCGCCACTCCGGAGCTGGCCGACGCCGGCTGCGAGGTCTGCCACGGCCCGGGCTCGCTCCACACCGCCTCGGGCGACCCGGCGGCCATCAAGGGCAAGCTCACCGTGGCCGATTGCCAGGGCTGCCACAGCGACGCCCGGGTCCGGGCCTTCGGCTTCAAGCCGCTGCTGCGGGCCGGAGCCCACTAA